ACCGATTGGATCATCCGGTGACGACCTCGATGCTCCCACCAGCTTGCTTGATCGCCGCCTCGGCCGCCTTTGAAAAGGCATGGGCGCGCACGGTGAGCGCCTTGGTCAGCACGCCGCGCCCGAGAACCTTCACGGGTTGTTCGTTTCGTCGGACCACGCGATTCGACCGGAGCAGCTCAGGGGTCACGGTTGCGCCGGCGTCGAATGTCTCGAGCTGATCGAGGTTCACCACTTCGTACGCAATGCGAAATGGGTTAGTGAAACCGCGCCGGTAGGGGAGCCTCCGGACGAGGGGAAGCTGGCCGCCCTCGAAATACGGCGGCACCCCGCCGCCCGAT
The genomic region above belongs to Chloroflexota bacterium and contains:
- the rplO gene encoding 50S ribosomal protein L15 encodes the protein MKLHELKPPDGSRSGRRRVGRGLGSGRGKTAGKGTKGQKARSGGGVPPYFEGGQLPLVRRLPYRRGFTNPFRIAYEVVNLDQLETFDAGATVTPELLRSNRVVRRNEQPVKVLGRGVLTKALTVRAHAFSKAAEAAIKQAGGSIEVVTG